The following coding sequences lie in one Maribacter forsetii DSM 18668 genomic window:
- a CDS encoding DUF3098 domain-containing protein, translating into MSKNNKVEQHSKQEFIFQKKNYMFMFIGLACIAIGFILMSGGGSDDPNVFNPEIYNFRRIRLAPTLVLIGLGIEIYAILLNPHKKKD; encoded by the coding sequence ATGAGTAAAAACAACAAAGTGGAACAGCATTCTAAACAAGAATTCATTTTTCAGAAGAAAAATTACATGTTCATGTTTATTGGTCTTGCCTGTATTGCAATAGGTTTTATTTTAATGAGCGGTGGAGGTAGTGACGACCCCAACGTTTTTAACCCTGAAATCTATAATTTTAGAAGAATAAGACTTGCACCAACTTTAGTACTTATTGGCTTAGGCATAGAAATTTATGCCATTTTATTAAACCCACACAAAAAGAAAGATTAA
- a CDS encoding undecaprenyl-diphosphate phosphatase — protein sequence MDTLDAIILGIIQGLTEFLPVSSSGHLELGKAILGDNSVQEESLLFTVVLHFATALSTIVVFRKDIWEILSGLFQFKWNEESQFSAKIIISMLPAVFVGLFFEEQLEAFFGGNIRFVGFMLIITAVLLYFADKAKDTDKKVSFGNAFIVGISQAIAMLPGISRSGATISTSVLLGVDKSKAARFSFLMVVPLIFGKIAKDLMSGDLTFDGENNVAMGAGFIAAFVAGLAACTWMIKLVRKSKLSYFAIYCLVVGLIAVIYGFTNP from the coding sequence TTGGATACTTTAGACGCAATTATTCTCGGTATTATTCAAGGATTAACCGAGTTTTTACCTGTTTCATCAAGTGGGCATTTAGAATTGGGTAAAGCCATTTTAGGAGATAACTCTGTTCAAGAAGAAAGTTTATTATTTACCGTAGTACTACACTTTGCAACCGCATTGAGTACTATAGTAGTTTTCAGAAAAGATATTTGGGAAATTTTAAGCGGCTTGTTTCAATTTAAATGGAACGAAGAAAGTCAGTTTTCCGCTAAAATCATCATCTCCATGTTACCGGCCGTATTCGTAGGTTTGTTTTTTGAAGAACAGTTAGAAGCCTTTTTTGGTGGAAATATTAGATTTGTAGGCTTTATGCTAATCATCACGGCAGTACTTTTATATTTTGCCGATAAAGCTAAAGACACGGATAAGAAAGTAAGTTTTGGTAATGCCTTTATTGTAGGTATCTCTCAAGCGATTGCTATGCTACCTGGTATTTCACGTAGTGGAGCTACCATTTCTACTTCTGTTCTTTTAGGTGTAGACAAATCTAAAGCCGCGAGATTTTCATTTTTAATGGTAGTACCATTGATCTTTGGTAAAATTGCCAAGGACCTTATGAGCGGAGATTTAACTTTTGACGGAGAAAATAATGTAGCCATGGGAGCTGGTTTTATTGCCGCCTTTGTTGCCGGTCTTGCCGCTTGTACTTGGATGATTAAATTGGTTCGCAAAAGCAAGCTATCTTACTTTGCCATTTACTGCCTTGTGGTAGGATTAATTGCCGTTATTTACGGTTTTACTAATCCGTAA
- a CDS encoding energy transducer TonB, translating to MNLNRKQLSLLATVFSMSIVVLVLYNIQFGGQEESKEDYVVEMVMDPEVLEEILKEEEPLEEQEEIDPIKSHLAFNETAKPSYGNPEPLQTLEELMAERNEMSDGDLTEQMISDNAYSERVKALAKKREEKKQLLGEKEAQKKEFTNNLAARRTSVSYSLVDRNNYKLPPPIYTCIEGGKVVINIEVNALGYVTEADYNAKSSGTSNGCLVDNAIKYALKARFNSSTKDAQKGTITYLFQGK from the coding sequence ATGAATCTGAACAGAAAACAATTATCATTACTTGCCACTGTCTTTAGCATGTCTATTGTAGTGTTGGTATTGTATAATATTCAGTTTGGGGGGCAAGAAGAATCTAAAGAAGATTATGTTGTAGAAATGGTTATGGACCCTGAGGTTCTAGAAGAAATCCTAAAAGAGGAAGAACCATTAGAAGAACAAGAAGAAATAGACCCTATTAAAAGTCACTTGGCCTTTAACGAAACCGCTAAACCTAGTTACGGCAATCCAGAACCACTGCAGACTTTAGAGGAGTTAATGGCGGAGCGTAACGAAATGAGTGATGGCGACCTAACAGAACAAATGATTTCTGATAACGCTTATTCTGAAAGAGTAAAAGCTTTAGCCAAAAAACGAGAAGAGAAAAAACAACTTTTAGGTGAAAAGGAAGCCCAAAAAAAAGAATTTACAAACAACCTGGCCGCAAGAAGAACTTCTGTTTCTTATTCTTTGGTAGACCGAAACAATTATAAATTACCACCGCCAATATACACTTGTATAGAAGGCGGTAAAGTGGTCATCAATATTGAGGTAAATGCTTTAGGCTATGTTACCGAAGCCGATTATAATGCTAAAAGCTCAGGTACTTCTAACGGATGCCTTGTTGACAACGCCATCAAATACGCTTTAAAAGCAAGATTTAATTCTTCTACAAAAGACGCTCAAAAAGGCACAATTACCTATTTATTTCAAGGAAAGTAA
- a CDS encoding TolC family protein has translation MKRIIVFLYLITGLFSNAQTPDSIQLNFREYLGYVKKYHPIAKQAEMVMNVGQANLMKARGGFDPKIAVDYSTKEFKGSEYYDLLNSTFKIPTWYGIELKGEFEQYSGEYLNAERNVPDDGLYSAGVALSLGRGSWINERMATVKKAKFFREQSKADRDLLVNQILFDASLAYFNWLQAYRNSLLFNDFLLNAKVRLKGVNRSAQAGEIAAIDTVEAKIAVQNRALEREQANVTLRNARLELSNYLWMGENIPMELQPQVVPDTSLDAEIDQALEILGKPLDSFVLENHPKLKSLGYKIDGLIVDKRLKTNKLLPRIDVEYKFITDEPEYLNSFETQNYKAGLNFELPLFLRKERGDLKLAKLKLKDAQFELDNAEVQIQNKITAIYNELDSFQGQNVLIDDIVSSYEALLAAEERKFSFGESSLFLINSRESKLIDAVLKQNQVENKYFTAKAKLFNSLAVNPENL, from the coding sequence ATGAAGAGAATTATTGTCTTTTTATATCTAATTACGGGCTTATTTTCAAATGCTCAGACCCCAGATTCTATACAACTGAATTTTAGGGAGTATTTGGGTTATGTAAAAAAGTATCACCCTATAGCCAAACAGGCAGAGATGGTCATGAATGTTGGTCAGGCAAATCTTATGAAAGCGCGTGGTGGTTTTGATCCAAAGATAGCTGTGGATTATTCAACCAAAGAATTTAAAGGTTCAGAATATTATGACCTCTTAAACTCTACCTTTAAAATACCAACTTGGTACGGTATAGAGTTGAAAGGAGAATTTGAGCAATATTCTGGTGAATATTTAAATGCCGAAAGAAATGTGCCAGATGATGGCTTGTATAGTGCCGGAGTTGCGCTGTCATTAGGTCGTGGTTCTTGGATCAACGAACGTATGGCTACCGTAAAGAAGGCGAAATTTTTCAGGGAGCAATCTAAGGCAGATAGGGATTTATTGGTGAATCAGATTTTGTTCGATGCTTCATTGGCGTATTTCAATTGGTTACAGGCATATAGAAATAGTCTATTGTTCAATGATTTTTTGTTGAATGCTAAAGTCAGGTTGAAAGGTGTTAACCGTAGCGCGCAAGCAGGTGAAATAGCTGCCATAGATACTGTAGAAGCTAAGATTGCAGTACAGAATAGAGCGTTAGAACGTGAGCAGGCAAATGTAACTTTACGAAATGCCAGGTTAGAACTTTCTAATTACCTGTGGATGGGTGAAAACATACCAATGGAGCTACAACCGCAAGTTGTACCAGATACATCTTTAGATGCTGAAATTGATCAAGCATTAGAAATTCTAGGAAAACCGTTGGATAGTTTTGTGTTAGAAAATCATCCGAAGTTAAAATCGTTAGGTTATAAAATTGATGGTTTAATAGTAGATAAGCGTTTAAAAACAAATAAATTATTGCCAAGAATAGATGTAGAATATAAGTTCATAACTGATGAGCCAGAGTACTTGAATTCATTTGAAACACAGAATTATAAAGCTGGCTTAAATTTTGAACTTCCGCTATTTCTTAGAAAAGAGCGTGGAGATTTAAAATTGGCGAAATTGAAATTAAAAGACGCACAGTTCGAGCTTGATAATGCCGAGGTACAGATTCAAAATAAGATAACTGCCATTTATAATGAGTTAGATTCCTTTCAGGGTCAGAATGTTCTTATAGATGATATTGTGTCTAGTTATGAGGCTTTATTGGCTGCTGAAGAGCGAAAATTCAGTTTTGGTGAAAGTTCACTTTTTCTAATAAACTCTAGAGAAAGTAAGTTGATAGACGCCGTATTGAAACAAAACCAAGTAGAGAATAAATACTTTACGGCAAAAGCTAAGCTGTTCAATAGCTTGGCGGTAAATCCTGAGAATTTGTAA
- a CDS encoding HlyD family secretion protein, whose product MLNISHNKLNQKVSIERFKSVQKVNHQRHYKHFNRFLFAFAVVGVIVLFLPWTQTINARGFLTTLTPGQRPQTIQSQIPGRIEEWYVQEGDYVKKGDTILFISEVKSEYFDPDLVERTGQQLKSKSSSVTSYEDKVKSLDNQVGALFNERRLKLEQAKNKLMQAKLKAQSDSIDFEAAKTNIQIAERQYERTAQLQSEGLKAVTDVEAKRLKLQETQAKLLSQENKLLAAKNEIINAEVEINRVQASYTDKISKAQSDKFTAMSNQFDSEAQVSKLENDYTNYQMRSELRYIRAPQNGYINKVLTAGIGETFKEGTPLVGIMPAEYDMAVETFVNPIDLPLIHLGETVRIQFDGWPAIVFSGWPNASYGTYAGKVVAIETFINPNGKYRILLSPDKDDQAWPEALRVGSGANTIALLEDVPIWYELWRQLNGFPANYYQPEGAQDKPVKK is encoded by the coding sequence ATGCTTAATATATCTCATAATAAATTAAACCAAAAAGTGTCGATTGAGCGATTTAAATCTGTTCAAAAAGTAAATCACCAAAGGCATTACAAGCATTTTAATCGGTTTTTATTTGCATTTGCTGTAGTAGGTGTAATCGTGTTGTTCTTGCCTTGGACACAAACGATAAACGCCCGAGGGTTTTTAACTACCCTAACACCAGGTCAAAGACCGCAAACTATTCAATCTCAAATACCGGGTAGAATAGAGGAGTGGTATGTACAGGAGGGAGACTATGTAAAAAAGGGAGATACAATACTCTTTATATCTGAAGTAAAGTCTGAGTATTTTGATCCAGATCTTGTTGAAAGAACAGGGCAGCAATTAAAATCAAAATCATCTTCTGTTACGTCTTATGAGGATAAGGTAAAATCTTTAGATAATCAGGTAGGGGCATTATTCAATGAAAGGCGGTTAAAACTAGAGCAAGCCAAGAATAAATTGATGCAAGCGAAACTAAAGGCACAAAGTGATAGTATTGATTTTGAAGCGGCAAAGACGAACATACAAATTGCAGAACGCCAATATGAACGTACGGCTCAGTTACAAAGCGAAGGTTTAAAGGCGGTAACTGATGTTGAGGCAAAACGTTTAAAGCTTCAGGAAACTCAAGCAAAATTGCTCTCTCAAGAAAATAAATTGTTGGCGGCCAAGAACGAGATCATCAATGCAGAAGTAGAGATTAATAGAGTACAGGCTTCTTATACCGATAAAATTTCAAAAGCGCAGAGCGATAAGTTTACGGCGATGTCTAATCAATTTGATTCTGAGGCTCAGGTAAGTAAACTGGAGAACGATTATACAAATTATCAAATGCGAAGCGAGCTTCGTTATATCCGTGCACCGCAGAATGGCTATATCAATAAAGTGCTAACTGCAGGTATTGGAGAGACCTTTAAAGAAGGTACGCCGTTAGTAGGTATTATGCCGGCAGAATATGATATGGCAGTAGAAACTTTTGTAAATCCTATAGACTTACCTTTAATTCATTTAGGTGAAACGGTTAGAATTCAGTTCGATGGTTGGCCGGCAATTGTATTTAGCGGATGGCCAAATGCATCTTACGGAACATATGCGGGTAAGGTCGTAGCAATCGAAACTTTTATAAATCCTAATGGGAAGTATCGAATACTATTGTCTCCCGATAAAGATGATCAGGCATGGCCAGAAGCCCTGCGTGTAGGTTCTGGGGCAAATACCATTGCATTGTTAGAAGATGTGCCTATTTGGTATGAACTATGGCGTCAGCTCAACGGATTCCCTGCCAATTATTATCAGCCAGAAGGCGCTCAAGATAAACCTGTAAAAAAATAG
- a CDS encoding cell division protein FtsX produces MANSFENYQRRKLISSYFSVVLSIALVLFLLGILGLLVLNTKKMADRSKEQITISVFLKENTKEIEVEQLQKTLAMSEYTKSSTYVSKEEAAKQHSEDIGEDFVDYLGYNPLKNSIDVKLNADFVTAEKVEEIADTLSEKSFVDEVSYDRVLVSMVAKSVEQIGFWILVASAIFTFIAVLLINSSIRLSIYSKRFIIKTMQMVGATKTFIRRPFIWQNIKLGMIGAAIALLAIGGVVYYVNTNFQDLGLFDEPYILVILFVSVFLLGILISFISTYFATQRFLNLRTDELYY; encoded by the coding sequence ATGGCGAACTCCTTCGAAAATTATCAAAGACGCAAACTCATCTCCTCTTATTTTTCAGTGGTGCTAAGTATTGCATTAGTCTTATTTCTACTGGGCATTTTAGGATTACTGGTCCTGAACACCAAAAAAATGGCAGATCGTTCTAAAGAACAAATCACCATTTCTGTCTTTTTAAAAGAAAACACCAAGGAAATTGAAGTTGAACAGCTTCAAAAAACCCTGGCAATGTCTGAATACACCAAATCTTCTACATACGTATCTAAAGAAGAGGCAGCAAAACAGCATAGTGAGGATATTGGCGAGGATTTTGTTGATTATTTAGGGTATAATCCGCTGAAAAACTCCATCGACGTAAAATTAAATGCAGATTTCGTTACCGCAGAGAAAGTTGAAGAAATTGCCGATACCCTTTCAGAAAAGAGTTTTGTAGACGAAGTAAGCTATGACCGAGTTTTAGTGAGCATGGTTGCCAAGAGCGTGGAACAAATTGGTTTCTGGATTTTGGTTGCCAGTGCCATATTTACCTTTATTGCGGTATTATTGATCAACAGCTCTATTCGTTTATCTATTTATTCAAAAAGATTTATCATTAAAACCATGCAAATGGTAGGGGCAACGAAAACCTTCATTAGAAGGCCGTTTATATGGCAAAATATTAAACTAGGCATGATCGGAGCCGCAATTGCTTTATTGGCAATTGGTGGTGTCGTGTATTATGTAAATACTAATTTTCAAGATTTAGGTTTATTTGACGAGCCCTATATTTTAGTTATTTTATTTGTTAGCGTTTTTCTATTGGGCATACTTATTTCGTTCATTAGCACCTATTTTGCGACTCAACGCTTCCTAAACCTTAGAACGGACGAATTATATTATTAA
- the truB gene encoding tRNA pseudouridine(55) synthase TruB: protein MEDLTKEDYLNGQVLLIDKPLEWSSFQAVNKLKWAIRKKFSLKKFKIGHAGTLDPLATGLLIICTGKFTKKITEYQGQEKEYTGVFTLGATTSSYDLETEINETFSTEHITSELIKATTNEFIGDIEQAPPVFSALKKDGKRLYELAREGKTVDIPKRKVNVSAFEITDIDGLNVHFRIACSKGTYIRSMAHDFGKALNSGAHLTALRRTKIGDFNVDNAQDPLAYANILLGTEENR from the coding sequence ATGGAAGATTTGACCAAAGAAGACTATTTGAACGGTCAGGTATTATTGATCGATAAACCACTAGAATGGTCCTCTTTTCAAGCGGTTAATAAATTGAAATGGGCTATTAGAAAAAAATTCAGCTTAAAGAAGTTTAAAATAGGGCACGCGGGTACTTTAGATCCGTTAGCAACAGGACTTCTAATTATTTGTACCGGTAAATTCACTAAAAAAATTACTGAATATCAAGGTCAGGAAAAAGAATATACAGGTGTTTTCACTTTAGGTGCAACTACTTCTTCATATGATCTTGAAACCGAAATAAACGAGACTTTTAGTACAGAACATATTACATCTGAGCTTATAAAAGCAACTACCAATGAATTTATTGGTGATATAGAACAAGCGCCACCTGTATTTTCAGCACTTAAAAAAGATGGCAAGCGTTTATATGAATTGGCAAGAGAAGGAAAAACAGTAGATATACCAAAGCGTAAAGTAAATGTAAGCGCTTTTGAAATTACCGATATTGACGGATTGAATGTTCACTTTAGAATTGCATGCAGCAAAGGAACTTACATAAGGTCTATGGCTCATGATTTTGGAAAAGCATTGAATTCCGGAGCCCATTTAACAGCATTGAGAAGAACCAAAATAGGTGATTTTAACGTAGATAATGCTCAAGACCCTTTGGCTTATGCCAATATCTTGTTAGGCACAGAAGAAAACAGGTAA
- a CDS encoding T9SS type B sorting domain-containing protein, with the protein MRSPKLFLLTLVLTCCSIATLQAQLGFCGGNSGDPIFTEDFGSGTTDGPELPAGTTSYQFTTGTPNDGDYTISSTTNYFDWLSIQDHTPGDSNGKLFIVNASFTAGQFYQRQVTGLCENTTYEFSSWLINLQPAGSCEGNSIPVNVRFQIWDETDSNLLAQGDTGSIPGTGTLEWEQYALVFKTEPGQTSVILKMRNNSNGGCGNDVAIDDILFRSCGDNVTIATAADEASLVVCEDQGSVSRTLTATPDSSVFSSHAYQWQQSTDQQTWVDIAGENSAILNTPAVTTTTYFRTKIAEDIVNVNNDLCNVVSDVFDITVLPIPAAPASNGDVTICEGELGTLSVNTLNSYSINWYDAATGGNLILSDDRNLETGTAGTYYAEANSTEIECASTTRTAVTLTVNPLPIIPGDSNVFLCEDSFITLDADVENATYQWSTGATTQMIDVTEAGEYEVIVTNTNGCSATRTITVEQIDLPRIDKIVSDGPSIVVSTANSGNFEYSLDGISFQTNPIFEAVEGGFYTIYVQDSTDCGVVTEDFYHLVIQKFFTPNGDTVNDLFEPDGLEVFSTITISIFDRYGKLIKFGNTNATSWDGTFQGERMPEDDYWYLIEADTTQFKGHFSLKR; encoded by the coding sequence ATGAGGAGCCCCAAACTTTTTTTACTCACGTTAGTACTGACCTGCTGTAGTATTGCTACACTGCAAGCGCAGCTTGGTTTTTGTGGTGGCAATTCTGGCGACCCCATTTTTACGGAAGATTTTGGATCCGGCACTACCGATGGACCGGAATTACCTGCAGGCACTACTTCATATCAATTTACTACTGGCACACCAAATGATGGCGATTACACCATATCTAGTACCACAAACTATTTTGACTGGCTTTCCATTCAAGACCACACCCCTGGCGATAGCAACGGAAAACTTTTTATTGTCAACGCCAGTTTTACGGCAGGTCAATTTTATCAACGTCAAGTTACAGGCTTGTGCGAAAACACCACCTATGAATTTTCATCATGGCTTATTAACCTACAACCCGCTGGAAGCTGCGAGGGTAATAGCATACCTGTAAATGTTCGCTTTCAAATATGGGATGAAACAGACAGCAATTTACTTGCGCAAGGGGACACTGGCAGCATACCCGGCACCGGTACTTTAGAATGGGAACAATATGCTTTGGTTTTTAAAACCGAACCGGGACAAACATCGGTTATTTTGAAGATGAGAAATAATAGTAATGGAGGATGTGGAAATGATGTAGCCATTGACGATATTCTATTTCGATCTTGCGGTGACAATGTCACCATCGCTACCGCAGCAGATGAAGCTAGTTTGGTAGTTTGCGAAGATCAAGGCAGTGTTTCAAGAACATTGACCGCAACACCAGATTCTTCTGTATTCAGTTCTCATGCCTACCAATGGCAGCAAAGTACGGATCAACAAACCTGGGTAGACATCGCTGGTGAAAATAGTGCGATTTTAAATACCCCGGCAGTTACCACAACTACCTATTTTAGAACAAAAATTGCAGAGGATATTGTCAATGTAAACAATGATTTATGCAACGTGGTATCCGATGTTTTTGACATTACCGTTCTACCTATTCCCGCTGCACCTGCAAGTAACGGAGATGTAACCATTTGTGAAGGAGAATTAGGTACGCTATCCGTTAATACACTAAATTCATATTCCATAAATTGGTACGATGCCGCTACTGGCGGAAATTTAATTTTATCTGATGACCGAAACTTAGAAACTGGCACTGCCGGCACCTATTACGCAGAAGCTAATTCAACAGAAATTGAATGTGCATCTACCACAAGAACAGCGGTTACGCTAACCGTTAATCCATTACCGATCATACCTGGTGACTCTAATGTTTTTCTTTGCGAAGATTCTTTTATCACTCTAGATGCCGATGTTGAGAATGCTACCTACCAATGGTCTACAGGCGCTACCACCCAAATGATAGACGTTACTGAAGCTGGCGAATACGAAGTCATTGTAACCAACACCAATGGATGCTCGGCCACACGAACCATTACAGTTGAACAAATAGATTTACCTAGAATTGATAAAATAGTATCTGACGGACCATCAATAGTAGTTTCTACTGCCAACAGTGGAAATTTTGAATATTCTTTAGATGGAATCTCATTTCAAACCAATCCTATTTTTGAAGCTGTAGAAGGCGGATTTTACACCATTTACGTTCAGGACAGTACAGATTGCGGTGTTGTAACGGAGGATTTTTACCATCTGGTCATTCAAAAATTCTTTACACCTAACGGAGATACTGTCAATGACCTTTTTGAACCTGACGGATTAGAGGTTTTCAGTACCATAACGATTTCGATTTTTGACCGCTATGGCAAGCTCATCAAATTTGGAAATACAAATGCTACATCTTGGGACGGCACTTTTCAAGGTGAACGAATGCCAGAAGATGATTATTGGTATCTAATTGAGGCAGATACCACTCAATTTAAAGGACACTTTAGCCTAAAACGTTAA
- a CDS encoding UbiA family prenyltransferase, with amino-acid sequence MLNLLDLKISRPGLWFPTIWIYLVPLANAVDFWLNVNFWLGLFFVTFPLNYLVYGLNDYNDIDADAVNARKGNFLFGAKASRSQLKGVLTKITILTFIFVVAFTFISGFKMFLLLLFMVVVNILYNFKPFRIKERPPFEILIQVGYVVTVFFSTELNDLETLPWQTLVYLSLFAFQAHIAGEIMDIEPDLASGKRTTATLIGRNNSKLLMLLILVCESVLVWYWFKDVVLASFLGLFSAFMVLDIFVIFKGRAYTLPEMKLFGYLINLSALASMLWVLYSGKLLMV; translated from the coding sequence ATGTTGAATTTATTGGATTTAAAGATATCCAGACCCGGACTTTGGTTTCCTACCATTTGGATTTATTTAGTTCCTTTGGCAAATGCGGTGGATTTTTGGTTGAATGTTAATTTTTGGCTCGGACTTTTCTTTGTCACTTTTCCTTTAAATTATTTGGTCTACGGTCTCAATGATTATAATGATATAGATGCTGATGCGGTAAACGCTAGAAAAGGAAATTTTCTATTTGGTGCAAAGGCTTCAAGATCGCAACTAAAAGGAGTACTTACTAAAATTACAATTCTCACATTCATATTTGTAGTTGCCTTCACTTTTATATCCGGCTTTAAAATGTTCTTACTTCTGCTGTTTATGGTAGTCGTAAATATCCTTTATAATTTTAAACCGTTCAGAATAAAGGAACGACCTCCTTTTGAAATACTAATTCAGGTAGGGTATGTAGTAACCGTATTCTTTTCAACAGAACTAAATGATTTAGAAACGCTACCATGGCAAACATTGGTGTATTTGTCTTTGTTTGCATTTCAAGCACACATTGCGGGCGAAATAATGGATATAGAGCCAGATTTAGCTTCGGGCAAGCGAACAACTGCTACTTTAATAGGGCGTAACAACTCAAAACTACTAATGCTCTTGATATTGGTATGCGAATCTGTTTTGGTCTGGTATTGGTTTAAAGATGTAGTGTTGGCATCATTTCTAGGTCTTTTTTCTGCATTTATGGTATTAGATATTTTTGTGATATTCAAGGGTAGGGCTTATACGTTGCCAGAAATGAAATTGTTTGGTTATCTCATAAACTTATCTGCATTGGCATCTATGCTTTGGGTACTCTATAGTGGTAAATTATTGATGGTTTGA
- a CDS encoding thioredoxin family protein, translating to MELVIEDLIKKGLETSFSYAEYRALVADLAEKGEATGPAQSEALTQYTQLNNSRMRRWDKTLKFSNEAVAKIKSVNKKISWVVLSESWCGDASPALPVMNKITEINPNISLSIILRDENLEIMDQFLTNGGRSIPKLIAVEEGNGAVVATWGPRSAKATNMVVDYKTEHGKLTPEFKQDLQMFYNKDKGQSILEDLLKSFDNQE from the coding sequence ATGGAATTAGTTATAGAAGATTTAATAAAAAAGGGATTAGAGACCAGCTTTAGTTATGCGGAATACAGGGCGCTGGTTGCAGACCTAGCTGAAAAGGGAGAAGCAACTGGTCCTGCACAGTCAGAAGCATTAACGCAATACACGCAGTTGAACAATAGCCGTATGCGCAGATGGGACAAAACCTTAAAGTTTAGTAACGAGGCGGTGGCTAAAATTAAATCGGTCAACAAGAAAATTTCATGGGTAGTATTGTCTGAAAGCTGGTGTGGAGATGCTTCACCTGCATTACCGGTAATGAATAAGATAACAGAAATTAATCCGAATATATCCTTATCTATTATTCTACGTGATGAGAATTTAGAGATCATGGATCAGTTTTTAACCAACGGAGGAAGATCTATTCCTAAATTAATAGCGGTTGAAGAAGGTAATGGTGCTGTAGTTGCAACTTGGGGACCACGATCGGCAAAAGCTACAAATATGGTGGTTGATTATAAAACAGAACATGGTAAGTTAACTCCAGAGTTTAAGCAGGATCTTCAAATGTTTTATAATAAGGATAAGGGTCAAAGTATTTTAGAAGACTTGCTGAAATCATTTGATAATCAAGAATAG